A single Paenibacillus kribbensis DNA region contains:
- a CDS encoding 4Fe-4S binding protein: MVTEEGTCSSMINPASKTQQVSIPPEKKKYNLLDIPLVKAFIKSRWYPGIFQWAAMIVFSVIVYELVAGTVNPSRNFGTSLTWVLWWPAIPIIFLVLGRFWCAVCPFGKISDIVRKLVGSERPMPKFLKKYGIWMIDIFFIMITWSDHIWGIIESPRGSGYLLLVLTTMVVGTSVFFERRTFCKTLCFLGGLAGNYSRSGMLELRGTPDVCKTCKTQSCFKGDSKTEGCPMFQFVRTMDDSADCNLCGNCVKSCPNNSIRITPRTPTAELWGIKKPKAEHAFLAAVIMGIVFVQNLTMLGIWQDILKVISKITQTTYYPVNFTVAFVVSMMIPIAMLWGTAKLTARKGTSEKVKENFVRFGYAVIPLDLAGHLAHNLFHMFTEGKAIWFNTGNLFGYTLTGDLALASVGTVQLMQYLVIVLGLVGSAYTVYRIGNRASWKKLLPYYALMILLAVINIYLFSLPMDHRV; the protein is encoded by the coding sequence ATGGTTACTGAAGAAGGGACGTGCTCAAGCATGATCAACCCGGCAAGTAAAACGCAGCAGGTGAGCATCCCACCTGAAAAAAAGAAATATAATTTGTTGGATATTCCGTTGGTAAAAGCCTTTATTAAGAGCCGATGGTATCCCGGAATATTCCAGTGGGCGGCTATGATCGTATTTTCTGTGATTGTATATGAGCTGGTTGCCGGTACGGTCAACCCCAGTCGAAATTTTGGAACTTCATTAACGTGGGTGCTGTGGTGGCCGGCCATCCCCATTATTTTTCTGGTATTGGGTCGTTTCTGGTGCGCAGTCTGCCCTTTCGGTAAAATCAGTGACATTGTTCGAAAGCTGGTTGGCAGCGAAAGGCCGATGCCGAAGTTTTTAAAGAAATATGGAATATGGATGATTGATATTTTTTTCATCATGATTACATGGTCCGATCACATTTGGGGGATCATTGAATCGCCGCGCGGTTCCGGATATCTGCTTCTTGTTCTGACGACGATGGTTGTCGGTACTTCCGTATTTTTCGAAAGAAGGACCTTTTGTAAAACACTTTGCTTTCTCGGAGGATTGGCGGGCAACTATTCCCGTTCAGGTATGCTGGAGCTTCGGGGAACACCTGACGTTTGCAAAACCTGCAAGACACAATCCTGTTTTAAAGGTGATAGCAAGACAGAAGGATGTCCCATGTTTCAATTTGTCCGGACAATGGATGACAGTGCGGATTGTAACCTTTGTGGAAACTGCGTGAAGTCATGCCCCAACAATTCCATCCGTATTACCCCGAGAACGCCGACTGCAGAGCTGTGGGGAATCAAAAAACCAAAAGCCGAACATGCATTTTTGGCAGCGGTTATTATGGGAATCGTTTTTGTACAAAATCTTACGATGTTAGGAATTTGGCAAGATATTTTAAAAGTCATTAGCAAGATTACGCAAACTACCTACTACCCGGTGAATTTTACGGTTGCTTTTGTGGTTTCCATGATGATTCCAATCGCCATGCTGTGGGGGACAGCGAAATTAACTGCCCGCAAAGGAACATCCGAGAAAGTAAAAGAGAATTTCGTGCGTTTTGGTTACGCCGTTATTCCGCTTGACTTGGCTGGTCACTTGGCGCATAACCTTTTCCACATGTTCACGGAGGGAAAAGCCATTTGGTTCAATACGGGTAATTTGTTTGGCTATACATTAACCGGAGACCTGGCATTGGCTTCTGTGGGTACTGTACAGCTTATGCAGTATCTTGTTATTGTACTGGGTCTTGTCGGTTCAGCTTATACCGTTTATCGCATAGGGAATAGGGCTTCCTGGAAAAAGCTGCTGCCTTATTATGCGCTAATGATTTTGTTGGCAGTAATCAATATATACTTGTTCTCTTTGCCGATGGACCACCGGGTATAG
- a CDS encoding ABC transporter ATP-binding protein — MAEPLLEIDRLKTYFPVKSGLMNRTSGHVRAVDDISFTIRQGETFGLVGESGSGKSTVGRTIVRLTDKTDGTVKYKGVDLHSLSAKGMQELRPKIQLIFQDPYSSLNPRVRIGDAIGEALLDHGLATKEEVRSIVLDVLKLCGLSEYHIDRFPHEFSGGQRQRIGIARALALQPDLIIADEPVSALDVSIQAQIINLFAKLQAERGLTYLFISHDLSVVEHLCSRIGVMYLGSMVETASRDELFGNPLHPYTKALLSAVPIPVPKLKRERILLKGDIPSPVNPPSGCKFHTRCPFAIGRCSQEVPLYREARPDHWVACHLVE; from the coding sequence ATGGCTGAGCCATTGTTGGAAATTGACCGCTTAAAAACGTACTTTCCGGTCAAATCCGGGTTGATGAATCGTACTTCAGGGCATGTACGGGCGGTGGACGATATCAGCTTTACCATCCGTCAAGGAGAAACCTTTGGCCTGGTGGGCGAGTCGGGGAGCGGCAAAAGCACGGTGGGCCGCACGATTGTCAGATTGACGGACAAAACGGACGGTACCGTGAAATACAAAGGGGTCGACCTGCACAGCTTGTCCGCCAAAGGGATGCAGGAGCTGCGTCCCAAAATCCAGCTGATCTTTCAGGACCCGTACAGCTCCCTGAATCCGCGGGTGCGGATCGGCGACGCGATTGGTGAGGCGCTGCTGGATCATGGACTAGCGACGAAGGAGGAGGTCCGGTCCATTGTACTCGACGTGCTCAAGCTGTGCGGCTTGTCGGAGTATCATATCGACCGTTTTCCACATGAATTCTCGGGAGGCCAGCGTCAGCGGATTGGCATTGCCCGGGCGCTGGCACTTCAGCCGGATCTGATCATCGCAGATGAGCCGGTATCGGCGCTGGATGTGTCCATCCAGGCGCAAATTATTAACCTATTTGCCAAATTGCAGGCCGAGCGGGGGTTGACATATCTTTTTATCTCGCATGACTTGAGTGTGGTAGAGCATCTGTGTTCCCGCATTGGAGTGATGTATCTGGGTTCTATGGTCGAAACAGCTTCGCGTGATGAACTGTTCGGAAATCCGCTGCATCCGTATACGAAGGCGCTGCTGTCCGCTGTGCCTATTCCGGTGCCGAAGCTGAAAAGAGAACGCATTTTGCTCAAAGGGGATATCCCGAGTCCGGTTAACCCTCCTTCAGGCTGCAAGTTCCATACCCGCTGTCCCTTTGCGATCGGTCGTTGCTCCCAAGAGGTTCCGCTCTATCGAGAGGCTCGTCCAGATCACTGGGTAGCTTGCCATTTGGTTGAATAA
- a CDS encoding ABC transporter ATP-binding protein, producing MNNLLSIEHLSTHFYTEEGTVKAVDDISFRVKPGETVCIVGESGCGKSITAMSIMGLIQSPGGKVAGGSIRFEGTDLLELGRNEMRTIRGHDISMIFQEPMSSLNPVLTIGEQLCEPLMEHLKLGRKEARKRALELIEQVGMSRPEQILKSYPHELSGGMLQRIMIAIAVSCGPKLLIADEPTTALDVTIQAQILDMLRELKARSHMSLMLITHDLGVVAEMADYVIVMYAGKIVEEGEVVQLFNHPQHPYTQGLLKSKPVLNQRQKELYSIPGQVPNPLELTASCYFHDRCAQCMDICRVKEPALKEVSAQQKAACWLYEEAVVHG from the coding sequence ATGAACAATTTACTTTCGATTGAGCATTTAAGCACTCATTTTTATACAGAAGAAGGAACCGTTAAGGCGGTGGATGATATCAGCTTTCGCGTGAAGCCGGGGGAAACGGTGTGCATTGTCGGTGAATCGGGCTGTGGCAAAAGCATTACGGCGATGTCGATCATGGGCTTGATCCAGAGTCCAGGTGGTAAGGTGGCAGGCGGAAGCATCCGTTTTGAGGGGACTGATTTGTTGGAGCTTGGCAGAAATGAGATGCGCACGATTCGCGGGCATGACATATCTATGATTTTTCAGGAGCCGATGTCTTCATTGAATCCGGTCTTGACGATAGGTGAACAATTGTGCGAGCCACTAATGGAGCATTTGAAGCTGGGGCGCAAGGAAGCACGCAAGCGGGCACTGGAGCTGATCGAGCAGGTCGGCATGTCCCGGCCGGAGCAGATTTTGAAAAGCTATCCGCATGAGCTGAGCGGAGGAATGCTGCAGCGCATCATGATCGCTATTGCTGTGTCCTGCGGCCCCAAGCTGCTAATCGCAGATGAGCCAACCACGGCGCTGGATGTAACGATACAAGCGCAAATTCTTGATATGCTGCGTGAATTGAAAGCCCGATCCCATATGTCGCTCATGCTAATCACTCATGATCTGGGTGTTGTCGCAGAAATGGCTGATTACGTCATTGTGATGTATGCGGGTAAGATTGTCGAGGAAGGCGAAGTGGTGCAGCTGTTCAATCACCCCCAGCATCCTTACACACAAGGCTTGCTCAAATCCAAGCCAGTGCTGAATCAGCGCCAAAAGGAGCTGTATTCCATCCCCGGACAGGTGCCAAATCCGCTGGAACTGACGGCTTCCTGCTACTTTCATGACCGCTGCGCGCAGTGTATGGACATTTGCCGCGTGAAGGAGCCTGCATTAAAAGAAGTTTCAGCTCAGCAGAAGGCAGCCTGCTGGTTATATGAGGAGGCGGTTGTGCATGGCTGA
- the opp4C gene encoding oligopeptide ABC transporter permease, which yields MSSVSRNLSQSSGRLRPAAKSSMWQQALRQLFRNKLAMVGLLVVVFMFLLCFIGPLFSPYADNKTNILMMNKGPNIHHWLGTDKLGRDVLTRVMQAGQISLTVGLASMVLSVVLGATLGVISAYFRGIADQIIMRVADLLLTIPSLPLLFIMGALLSDWKVPPDQRMYIVMLMLSLVNWPGIARMVRGQMLSLREREFMQAATVLGLSNRRKLFKHLLPNILPLLIVIATLNIGGAILSESVLSFFGLGVLPTTPTWGNMIDAANNVLDFQQRPWLWIPPGLSIFATVIAINIFGDGLRDVLDPKHKR from the coding sequence ATGTCATCTGTTAGCAGGAATTTGAGCCAAAGCAGCGGCAGACTGCGGCCAGCTGCCAAATCCTCGATGTGGCAGCAAGCGCTCAGGCAGCTGTTTCGAAACAAGCTGGCTATGGTTGGGCTGCTCGTCGTGGTATTTATGTTTTTGCTCTGTTTTATCGGCCCGTTATTTTCCCCCTATGCTGATAACAAAACCAATATATTGATGATGAACAAGGGGCCGAACATCCATCACTGGCTGGGAACAGACAAGCTGGGAAGGGATGTGCTGACCCGTGTGATGCAGGCAGGGCAAATTTCTCTGACGGTGGGCCTGGCTTCTATGGTGCTGTCAGTCGTTTTGGGGGCTACGCTGGGGGTCATATCTGCATATTTTCGCGGAATCGCCGATCAGATCATTATGCGTGTTGCTGATTTGCTGCTGACGATCCCCAGTTTGCCGCTGCTCTTTATTATGGGCGCACTGCTGTCTGACTGGAAGGTTCCGCCCGATCAGCGGATGTACATTGTCATGCTGATGCTGAGTCTGGTCAACTGGCCGGGGATTGCACGGATGGTAAGAGGTCAGATGCTTAGCTTGCGGGAGCGTGAATTTATGCAGGCTGCGACAGTGCTGGGATTATCCAATCGCCGTAAGCTGTTCAAGCATCTACTGCCCAATATTTTGCCGTTGCTGATCGTGATCGCTACATTGAACATCGGCGGAGCCATCCTGAGTGAATCTGTGCTCAGCTTCTTTGGGCTTGGCGTGCTGCCCACGACACCGACCTGGGGCAATATGATTGATGCGGCCAACAATGTGCTGGATTTTCAGCAGCGTCCGTGGCTGTGGATACCGCCAGGCTTGTCGATTTTTGCTACAGTCATCGCTATTAATATTTTTGGTGACGGGCTGCGGGATGTACTTGACCCGAAACATAAGAGGTAG